From Algoriphagus sp. NG3, the proteins below share one genomic window:
- a CDS encoding helix-turn-helix transcriptional regulator, with protein MELEEKDQLIIQLGGKLKELKIKSKLSYRQLAQRCDLDHADIKKYENGVDIRFTTIIELAKAYGVHPMEILNLDYKIDFNKTN; from the coding sequence ATGGAATTAGAAGAAAAGGATCAACTAATCATCCAACTAGGCGGAAAATTGAAGGAGTTAAAAATCAAGAGCAAACTGAGTTACAGGCAATTGGCTCAAAGGTGCGATCTCGATCATGCTGATATTAAAAAATATGAAAATGGAGTCGATATACGTTTCACTACTATAATTGAATTGGCAAAAGCTTACGGTGTACATCCTATGGAAATTCTTAATCTTGACTATAAGATTGATTTTAATAAAACTAACTAG
- a CDS encoding TlpA disulfide reductase family protein produces MKKLILICLVVPIAIGIPTSTLPAQVADSPGADFLHRSMPQLSPEQGGTHRGGDARPDTLPEKNGLVDHSGTQGQEGGGSSASKGDSANVAANVETPSETLSIEGDSTASKKTVFYLELPAELAADTLWLTYWEQFLEDNKELTPGTTIPLIGYRGDFFQGNMGYKAYAWSPDSTSKPIFFKIRNNRKWLFNTYTILQGDQIRVRKELSTGQTYFLGSSADFFRTQDLISSLAETQKLKAHPLMISNNPSRLISDSATNRSYQQASKLPEALYPAMVFEAPGLDDVSLVDSILAIPLSESDVIRMLAQIPPMDAEKQAWIAQRAWGEALSLSLSRLTLGKEYLKEPDYRRQYELWRSGIPVLPIGQSIEPLYLQANYELALLDAFVSGKSLAQAVESYPVSLKDHIVGRYLVNSFRRNEGGQASSLQTGLDLIKTPWIREKLLSIQAAFLPGAPFNPGSLTDLHDQPFQLQQFEGKSLLISFWISGCKFCMKYYQNTLKEVYEQFADREDLVFISVNADPNTDYWKNNLASGNYAHPDMVNLHQDAGTGLLKEYGISSFPQKLLIGDDFRIFLLTNTQYSTGQLSQLLETMTGKDAPHSVSKLN; encoded by the coding sequence ATGAAAAAATTAATACTCATCTGCTTAGTGGTCCCGATAGCCATCGGGATTCCCACAAGCACACTCCCAGCACAAGTTGCTGATTCACCCGGGGCGGATTTTCTTCATAGGTCTATGCCCCAGCTCTCCCCTGAACAAGGAGGCACCCATCGGGGCGGGGATGCCCGTCCCGATACTTTGCCGGAGAAAAATGGTTTGGTTGATCACTCCGGCACTCAAGGGCAGGAGGGCGGAGGCTCTTCTGCTTCGAAGGGGGACAGTGCTAATGTAGCCGCTAATGTGGAAACACCCTCCGAGACGTTGTCCATCGAAGGGGACAGCACTGCTTCAAAAAAGACAGTATTCTATCTTGAACTCCCCGCAGAACTAGCTGCGGATACACTCTGGCTTACCTATTGGGAACAATTTCTGGAGGACAATAAAGAGCTGACTCCCGGAACTACCATTCCGCTAATAGGGTACCGCGGGGATTTTTTCCAAGGTAATATGGGATACAAGGCTTATGCATGGTCTCCTGACAGTACATCCAAACCCATTTTCTTCAAAATTAGAAACAACAGGAAATGGCTGTTCAATACCTATACTATTCTCCAAGGAGACCAGATAAGGGTAAGAAAAGAACTGTCCACCGGACAGACATATTTCCTCGGGTCTTCTGCTGACTTCTTTCGCACCCAAGATCTTATCTCCAGTCTGGCAGAGACCCAGAAATTAAAGGCCCATCCCCTGATGATTTCCAATAATCCATCAAGATTGATATCTGATTCCGCTACGAATAGGAGTTATCAGCAAGCGTCAAAGCTACCTGAGGCACTCTATCCTGCGATGGTATTTGAAGCACCCGGATTAGACGATGTTTCCTTGGTGGACTCTATCTTGGCGATTCCCCTCTCTGAAAGTGACGTGATACGGATGCTGGCACAGATCCCACCTATGGATGCGGAAAAACAGGCATGGATAGCGCAACGCGCCTGGGGGGAAGCACTTTCGCTAAGCCTCTCCCGACTCACCTTAGGAAAAGAATATTTGAAGGAGCCTGACTATCGCAGGCAGTATGAACTATGGAGGTCAGGTATTCCTGTTCTTCCCATTGGCCAAAGTATAGAGCCACTCTACCTCCAGGCCAACTATGAGCTAGCCCTTCTGGATGCTTTTGTCTCTGGCAAGTCACTGGCACAGGCAGTAGAATCCTATCCTGTAAGCCTTAAAGACCATATTGTTGGAAGGTATCTCGTCAATTCATTTAGAAGAAATGAAGGAGGCCAGGCATCCAGTTTACAGACAGGCCTGGATCTGATCAAAACTCCGTGGATAAGGGAAAAGTTGCTTAGCATCCAAGCTGCCTTTCTTCCCGGGGCTCCTTTTAATCCTGGAAGTTTAACTGACCTCCATGACCAACCCTTCCAATTGCAGCAGTTTGAAGGTAAATCCCTACTCATATCCTTTTGGATAAGCGGTTGCAAATTCTGTATGAAATACTATCAAAATACGCTCAAAGAAGTCTATGAGCAGTTTGCAGACAGGGAGGACTTGGTGTTCATTTCGGTGAATGCCGATCCCAACACTGACTACTGGAAGAATAATCTCGCCAGCGGAAATTATGCCCATCCTGATATGGTCAACCTTCACCAAGATGCAGGCACAGGGCTGTTGAAAGAGTATGGAATTTCCTCATTCCCCCAAAAACTTCTTATCGGTGATGATTTCCGCATTTTCCTGTTGACCAATACCCAATACTCAACGGGACAACTCTCCCAACTCTTGGAGACAATGACAGGAAAAGACGCACCTCATTCGGTATCTAAACTCAATTAA
- a CDS encoding SusC/RagA family TonB-linked outer membrane protein, producing the protein MDKKLQILILILVWSLSASAQEALFPLKGKIISKEDKSPLPGALVTLDDKKQIIIADESGQFSLETIEGTHSIEVTYLGMVTFITSVTFPIQDELIVELEPDLTALQEVTVMSTGYQDVPAERVTGSFSTLNKELINRRVSTNLIDRLEDVTPGVAFNRGPHTGRDQLSIRGRSTLFAETQPLIVVDNFPYDGPLESINPNDIEQITVLKDAAAASIWGARAGNGVIVITTKNGVKSSAPKVTLNSNVNSFQERDLDYVPQMNMGDFVEIQRQLFQSGFYNSQELNPSKNALPEVVEILIAQREGSLTPNEAESLLETLKVQDIRTDLRRYYYRPALNQQHSLAVSGGSNSHTYQFGLGYDRNLQGTEGNRDERWTLQSKQQWSFLKDRLQWSLGLYLSKAADIAQTKVPQSNPYTRLADDTGEPVPIYSNLSSRYLSSLDNPGLLDWYNVPLSEIGTLDYRNDRLDARFQTGLKLKIVNGLHVETSYQYWINKGRNRERNPVETYFSRDLINRFSQLDEDGVLSKPIPEGDILDMSETVAYSHTLRGMVSYVKYWNTDHRLSLLAGTEVRDLKSESNGMRYYGYNDLLGTSAAVDYLNRYPMFYNPSVNTTIDHGNFHRGLTDRFISFYGNAGYTYKRKWDVTASVRKDQSNFFGVDANRRGVPLWSTGLGWILSEESFASFLNGAYFKWKGSYGYSGNLDKSLSGRMTASYFNQPSNRYVPNIPGAQIVNPPNPNLRWEKVGIFNTGFEFESKSGKISAGVEYFSKRGTDLIGEFEVAPSLGFFRIQGNYAETLTKGLDMVFSGDWLKGDLQWRSDLFYSKVKDQVERVDVTQTAGNLINSFYNATPIPVEGKPLFAVYSYDWAGLNPDNGNPMGVVDGEPSENYISILNTATPESLQYHGPSRPTDFGALRNTFSWRGFNLSVNISYRFGYYYRRASIDYFSLMRGTIGHGDYEARWKVPGDELITDVPSLPTSASTPRHLFYSNSAVLIEKGDHIRLQDIRFGYALNPSRIRWLPFADAEIYGYANNLGIIWKASGDPLDPDFQTTAPLKTFALGLRIDF; encoded by the coding sequence ATGGACAAAAAACTACAGATTCTGATTCTTATCCTGGTTTGGAGCTTGTCTGCTTCTGCTCAGGAAGCGCTTTTTCCGTTGAAAGGGAAAATTATATCCAAGGAGGATAAGTCGCCCTTGCCGGGAGCCTTGGTAACACTAGATGATAAAAAGCAAATCATAATTGCTGATGAATCAGGCCAATTTTCACTGGAAACCATTGAAGGGACTCATAGTATTGAGGTTACTTATCTTGGAATGGTTACTTTCATTACTTCGGTCACCTTCCCCATACAGGATGAATTGATTGTGGAATTGGAGCCGGATCTGACTGCACTTCAGGAAGTGACAGTCATGTCCACAGGTTACCAGGATGTCCCCGCAGAAAGGGTCACGGGCTCCTTTTCGACCTTAAACAAGGAGCTTATCAATCGTAGGGTAAGTACCAATCTGATCGACCGGTTGGAAGATGTCACTCCCGGGGTTGCATTTAACCGTGGACCTCATACAGGGAGGGACCAACTTTCTATCCGCGGAAGATCCACCTTGTTTGCCGAAACCCAGCCGCTCATTGTGGTGGACAATTTTCCTTATGATGGACCTTTAGAGTCAATCAATCCGAACGATATTGAGCAGATCACTGTCCTTAAAGATGCAGCGGCCGCTTCCATCTGGGGAGCCAGGGCAGGAAACGGAGTAATTGTGATTACCACAAAGAATGGGGTGAAATCCTCAGCACCCAAAGTCACTCTCAATTCCAACGTTAACAGTTTTCAGGAAAGAGATTTAGACTACGTCCCTCAGATGAACATGGGAGATTTTGTAGAGATCCAACGCCAGCTGTTTCAGTCTGGATTTTATAATTCCCAAGAACTAAACCCAAGCAAAAACGCACTTCCCGAAGTGGTGGAAATTTTAATAGCCCAGCGTGAAGGTAGTCTTACTCCAAATGAGGCGGAATCTTTGCTGGAAACACTCAAAGTCCAGGATATCAGGACTGACCTGCGTAGATATTATTATCGTCCGGCATTGAACCAGCAACACTCACTTGCGGTCTCGGGAGGCAGTAATTCGCATACTTATCAGTTCGGTTTGGGGTATGACCGTAATCTTCAGGGGACAGAAGGCAACCGTGATGAGCGTTGGACCCTTCAATCAAAGCAGCAATGGTCATTTTTAAAAGACCGCCTGCAATGGTCTTTAGGACTTTATCTAAGTAAGGCGGCTGATATAGCACAAACAAAAGTGCCTCAATCCAATCCTTATACGCGCTTGGCCGATGATACCGGGGAGCCTGTTCCTATTTATTCAAACCTCTCCAGTAGGTATCTCTCTTCTCTGGATAATCCCGGACTGTTGGATTGGTATAATGTGCCTCTAAGTGAAATCGGCACATTGGATTATCGGAATGATCGGCTGGATGCCAGATTTCAGACTGGCCTTAAACTTAAAATAGTGAATGGGCTACACGTTGAAACATCCTACCAGTATTGGATAAATAAGGGAAGGAACAGGGAGAGAAATCCGGTGGAAACCTATTTTTCAAGGGATTTGATCAACAGGTTTAGTCAACTCGATGAAGACGGTGTCCTTTCAAAACCTATCCCTGAAGGCGACATACTTGATATGTCTGAAACAGTTGCCTATTCGCACACGCTCAGGGGAATGGTGAGCTATGTAAAATATTGGAATACGGATCACCGGCTTAGCCTTTTGGCGGGAACGGAAGTCAGAGACCTGAAGTCTGAATCCAATGGGATGCGCTACTATGGATACAATGACCTGTTGGGAACGAGTGCGGCAGTGGATTACCTAAACCGGTATCCCATGTTCTATAATCCGTCAGTCAATACAACGATAGACCATGGTAATTTCCATAGGGGGTTGACCGATAGGTTCATTTCTTTTTATGGAAATGCCGGATATACCTACAAGAGAAAGTGGGATGTCACAGCCAGTGTACGAAAAGACCAATCTAATTTTTTTGGAGTTGACGCAAATAGGAGGGGTGTGCCTCTGTGGTCTACAGGTCTGGGATGGATTCTGAGCGAAGAATCTTTTGCCTCCTTCCTAAATGGGGCATACTTCAAATGGAAAGGCAGTTATGGATACAGTGGCAACCTGGACAAGAGCCTTTCGGGAAGAATGACCGCAAGTTATTTCAATCAACCCTCTAACCGGTATGTGCCTAACATTCCAGGGGCTCAAATTGTAAACCCTCCAAACCCAAACCTGAGATGGGAGAAGGTTGGTATTTTCAATACGGGTTTTGAGTTTGAGTCTAAGTCAGGAAAGATTTCTGCCGGGGTAGAATATTTCTCCAAAAGAGGAACGGATTTGATCGGCGAATTTGAAGTTGCACCTTCATTAGGTTTTTTCCGGATCCAGGGCAACTATGCCGAAACGCTCACCAAAGGCCTGGATATGGTATTTAGTGGAGATTGGTTGAAGGGTGATTTGCAGTGGAGGTCCGATTTGTTTTATTCCAAAGTAAAAGATCAGGTGGAACGGGTTGATGTGACCCAAACTGCCGGGAATCTCATTAATTCCTTTTACAATGCCACTCCGATACCTGTAGAAGGCAAGCCCCTTTTCGCAGTCTATTCCTACGATTGGGCCGGTCTCAATCCAGATAATGGAAATCCAATGGGGGTCGTTGATGGGGAGCCTTCTGAAAATTACATTTCTATCTTGAATACAGCCACGCCTGAATCCCTCCAATATCATGGTCCTTCCAGACCCACTGACTTTGGCGCATTGAGAAACACCTTTTCTTGGAGAGGTTTTAACCTTTCAGTAAATATTTCTTATCGTTTTGGCTATTACTATCGAAGAGCTTCTATTGATTATTTCAGCCTGATGAGAGGAACTATAGGCCATGGGGATTATGAAGCCAGATGGAAAGTTCCCGGTGACGAATTGATTACCGATGTCCCTTCCTTACCTACTTCAGCAAGTACACCGAGGCATTTGTTTTACTCCAATTCAGCTGTGCTGATTGAAAAGGGTGACCATATCAGGTTGCAGGATATCCGCTTTGGATATGCTCTCAACCCTAGCCGAATAAGGTGGTTGCCCTTTGCAGATGCCGAAATCTATGGCTATGCCAATAATCTGGGAATCATTTGGAAAGCCAGTGGCGATCCCCTAGATCCGGATTTTCAAACAACTGCACCGTTAAAAACCTTTGCTCTGGGACTTAGAATAGACTTCTAA
- a CDS encoding RagB/SusD family nutrient uptake outer membrane protein, producing MKNKTNTLILILSFCGIFSCNGFLDEKPDKSILVPQTASEFEALIDNFDRINSTPVLPFIYADDYWTTPSNWNNFAPWVQNAYKWSNDPYLPNESTLDFSILYRKIFTCNVVLDKVYENPPWKQEEIDRMKAKALFWKAHGYYELAVLFLPIPDKRGDSEEFKIPFRNTGTFGPLTEWRSASELFPVILADLEEALKFLPGQTQYPTQPSRFAAHALLARINL from the coding sequence ATGAAAAATAAAACCAATACGCTTATCCTGATACTCTCATTTTGCGGGATTTTTTCTTGCAATGGGTTTCTGGATGAAAAACCTGATAAATCTATTTTAGTGCCTCAGACAGCGAGCGAGTTTGAGGCATTGATTGACAACTTTGACCGGATTAATTCCACCCCTGTGCTTCCTTTCATCTACGCAGATGATTATTGGACTACCCCATCGAACTGGAACAACTTTGCTCCGTGGGTTCAAAATGCATACAAATGGTCTAATGACCCCTATCTGCCAAATGAGTCTACGCTGGATTTCTCCATCCTTTACCGGAAAATCTTTACCTGTAATGTGGTACTGGACAAAGTATATGAAAACCCACCCTGGAAACAGGAGGAAATTGACAGGATGAAAGCTAAAGCGCTTTTTTGGAAGGCTCATGGGTATTACGAACTTGCAGTTTTGTTTCTTCCTATTCCTGATAAAAGAGGAGATTCTGAAGAATTTAAAATTCCCTTCAGGAATACAGGGACTTTTGGGCCACTTACAGAATGGAGGTCCGCTTCAGAATTATTCCCGGTCATATTGGCTGACTTGGAAGAGGCTTTAAAGTTTCTTCCCGGACAAACCCAATACCCAACACAACCTAGCCGTTTCGCCGCACACGCTTTGTTGGCCAGAATTAATCTTTAA
- a CDS encoding RagB/SusD family nutrient uptake outer membrane protein, translating into MIDYSELNMDAPFPVSIFNSETILFTNMVAQSTVSGNNVAFVNPELVNSYLEEDLRAGFLVNNAANNSYFKGSYTSRQDVFTGVALDEILLILAESMVRQDRIDEGVNYLNQLLMQRFRDFIPYTANSKTDALGLILDARRKSLVFRGQRWADLKRLSVLGSEPETLTRQIENDVVNFTVSMENMILKIPQREIDLQ; encoded by the coding sequence TTGATAGACTATTCAGAATTGAATATGGATGCTCCGTTTCCTGTAAGTATTTTTAATTCCGAAACCATTCTGTTTACCAATATGGTTGCACAAAGTACTGTGTCTGGGAATAACGTTGCGTTTGTAAATCCGGAACTGGTAAATAGCTATTTGGAAGAGGATCTCCGAGCTGGTTTTTTAGTGAACAATGCGGCTAACAATTCCTATTTCAAGGGAAGTTATACATCCAGGCAGGATGTTTTTACAGGAGTGGCACTGGATGAAATCCTACTGATTTTGGCGGAAAGTATGGTTAGGCAGGATAGGATAGATGAAGGTGTTAACTATCTTAATCAGTTACTAATGCAAAGATTCAGAGATTTTATACCCTATACGGCGAATTCTAAAACAGATGCGTTAGGATTGATCTTAGATGCCAGAAGAAAATCTCTGGTTTTTCGGGGGCAGCGCTGGGCAGACCTAAAAAGGTTGAGCGTGTTGGGCTCAGAACCTGAAACCTTAACCAGACAGATAGAAAATGATGTGGTGAATTTCACAGTCAGTATGGAGAATATGATTCTAAAAATCCCACAAAGAGAGATTGAT